The segment TGCAGTCTATCTGGGTGAAGCCTTCGTTTACAAGGTAGTAATTCAACATCAGGGCAGGGGACCACGTATTTTAGTGCTGTTGCATATATGGCTTGGCTATTTATTAAACTTGGAATTCGTATCTACATCGTCTCATTTCGTGCCTCCAATATCTTCCTTGGGATACATGGTTTGTTTCATCTCGTACACCAATAATCTTCTGCAGCGCCCTACCATGCCGCATTCAATACTTGTTCCTCAACTACCTTGCTGTATTCTCCCCATGGAAACTCGGGCTATTTGTGTCACAAAATGCCCCTCAGCACCGACTACATAACTAGGTAGCCAGTTCCTTGGGAGTTTCCAGTATTTCTATAGTGGGGTTGTTTTCTAATTTTTCAAGTACGCTTCTAGTTGAACAAGGTCCGCCAATAACGGTTGCGGATTCAAATATCGACTCGTAGATATGTCGTTTGTCAAAAACACATAGATGTCAAGAGCCGACAACAGCTATTTGCACTCCACATGCGATTTGAGGAGCGGAGATTGCCATATAAATCTAAGGAAGCGTATAGAAGCTGCTACGACATCTCAGAATCTTTGTGCCTCGAGCCGGGCTGTTTTCCCGCTGTACGTTGGCAAAAGTCACGACAAGGAAATGATGGCCAGGCATATGAGAAAACCACCCGATTATGTATACCGAATGCTTAGCAATGTACTAGACAGCTGGACTACATATACAAAGCCACATGCCACGACCAAGAAGACGCTACCCGGTACCACTCGGAATATCTGTTGGGCGACAAGAATTGTTGATAGACCCAATACGACAGCCCCGTCTTCTGTTCACTGCTAGACTCGGGCTTGAATTTGCAGCCATTGCCCAGACATTCCATGCTCCGAGCCCGCTGCACAtgctccttggccatgatctGCGTCTTCCAGAAAGTTTTGTTTGCACCCAAGAGAAACCAAGTATTTAGTATATTATGCCCAAGCtaagaaaacaaaagaatAATATAACTTCTAACCGTTCTTCATTGGGCTATCAAGGAGAGAATCATATACATCCATGTCTCTACTAAAAGCAGCGCTTTGGTCCATGTATTTGATGCTGTCGTCAATTATATCCTATCCACTATCCGCGATAAATAGCCCGTCAACGGCTAGTACGTATCGATGTAAGCTAGCCAAATCCCTACTAGCAAGTCACAAGTGCCAGGCGAAACGGCTAGCGGGAATAATCCGTCTGGTACTTTGGCTCGGACATGATTTGTCATTTCGGGTCGACGACAAGAACCAGTTGGCCTGTTTCGGCAACAACCCCTCTCCACCGGGTCGGGCTAAATTTTGCTCCCCAGTCTTACCCCTCGTCTAGTGACaccacacatgcatgcagaCCAGACAATGTAATTTCTTCCCCCAcaagtcggcgccgcccgccgccgctcaACAGCTCCATCGCGGGACAGCAAACGCCCTCTCTACCCGAGGGCCGTCGCAtcaagcttcaatgttcagtcTGGTCCCAGTTTAAGctgaccagacttgactcttCTTGCCATTTCCAATCGTCAAGCAGCACCGAGTCCTGATCAGTTCCGTACGCATCGCCATTCACCATGCCGCCCACCAGTTCGTCCGTCTACCAAAACGCCGACTTGTTCAAGTTCCCCTCGCGCCGGAGCGTTGTCCACAGCAccgacggcatcgtcgcctGCACGCAGCCGCTCGCTGCGAAATGCGGCCTCGACGTGCTCCGCGCAGGAGGCAATGCGGCTGTACGTGTGCCGCGTGTTTCTTAAatctgaaaaaaaaaaaaaaaaaaaaaaaacaattcACCCACGTGCTGATATCATCTACAGGATGCCGCTGTCGCAGTTGGTACGCCAGAACAACCCGTCATGGCATCGTCTAGTCTAACCGCGGAAAACAAATGGCAGCTGCCGGCCTCAACATGACGGAGCCGTGCTCAACAGGCATCGGCGGCGACATGTTCATCCTCTTCTGGGACGCATCCGCCAAGCAGGTCAGGGCCATGAACGGCTCCGGCCGCGCAGCCGCCAAGTCgaccctcgacgccgtccgcAAGCGCCTCAACATCCCCGACGACAGGCCCGATGCCGAGATCCCCAAGACCAGCGCCCTGGCCGTCACTGTGCCCGGCGCAGCGGCCGGATGGGTCGATGCCGTCGAAAGGTTTGGCAGCGGCAACGTCGACTTGAAGCGTGTGCTGGCGCCGGCTATTGAGCTCGGCGAGAAGGGGTTCCCTGTGCACGAGGAGGCCGCACACTATGTAAGAGAAAATAAAACACGGTCATCTAGTTTGCGACAAGACAGTGCTGATGAGAGAATGCAGTGGGGTGCTTCCGAAGCTCGCCTCAGGCAAGCATCGCCCAACTTTGCAGAGATGCTCAAGGTCGACCCCGAAGCCCAGGGAGTCGTCCGCGCCCCTCGCGCCGGCGAGGTCATGAAGAACCCAACCTTGGCCAGGACCTTTCGCACTCTggccgaggagggcaagaaggGCTTCTACCAGGGCAGAATCGCAGAGGAGCTCGTCGCCGTTGTCCAGAGTCTGGGCGGGCTGTTGGAGCTCGACGATCTCAAGCACCACCTGGACGTGGGCAGCGAGCCCGTCGAGCCCATCTCTCTCAAGTTCCACGGCCAGGGAAccggccacgacggcggcgTGGAACTCTGGGAGCACCCGCCCAACGGCCAGGGCATCATCACCCTTATGGCCCTGGGCATCATCcaggagctggagaagcaggGCAAAATCCCGACCTTTGGGCCGCAAGACTTCAACTCGGCCCCGTACCTGCACGCCATTATTGAAGCCCTGAGGCTAGGATTCGCAGACGGCAGCTGGTTCGTCACGGACCCCAACGTCACCAAGGTCCCGGCCCAGGGGCTCATCTCGCAGGAATACCTCGCCGAGCGGGCCAAGCTCTTCGATGCCACGAGGGCCGTCCTCACCCACGAGCACGGCAACCCGCCCTTTGCCTCGCCTGCCCTGTCCAGCAGCGACACGGTCTACTTTACCGTCACCGACGCGCAGGGCAACGCCGCGTCCTTCATCAACTCCAACTACGCCGGCTTCGGGACCAGCATCATCCCCAAGGGCTGCGGCTTCACCCTCCAGAACCGCGGGTCCAACTTCTCCCTCAACCCCGACCACCCCAACAGGATAGAGCCCAGAAAGCGGCCGTACCACACAATCATCCCCGGCATGGTGACCAACCTGCAAGACGGCTCGCTGCACTCGTCCTTTGGCGTCATGGGCGGCTTCATGCAGCCCCAGGGCCACGTCCAGGTCCTCCTGGGGCAGCTCGTCGGCCGCCTGAACCCCCAGCAGGCCCTCGACGCCCCGAGGATCTgcatcggcggcgggctcCCCGAGAGCGGCGAGGCCATTGACTGGACCGTCAATGTCGAGCAAGGCATGCCGGAGGAGACCATCGAGGGGCTCAAGAGGCTCGGCCACAAGGTGAGCGTCGTCACCGGCACCGCGAGGGGCTTGTTTGGACGCGGGCAGATTATCCGCCACGTCGTTGACCCGGTCGACGGGACGCGCATCTGGTCTGCGGGCAGCGACATGAgggccgacggcgccgcgtATCCCCTGTAGATGAAGCGGCGTGGGAGAGGGCTGAGCCAACGGTGACGGTTTGATAGAAAATGATGATTTCAAAAATTAAGCAGAAGCTAGATTGATGGCCTCGTTTTTATGTAAATGACCTATATTCAGGCATCTCACGGGTGCAAATTGTCCTCTCCACCAGAGTAATCGTACACGGGGTCCCCTCGGACCATCTATATCGTCACAACTTGCCAACTTGCTTTTTTTGCTCAAGAGCCGTTCCTCGGCCCCTTGCCACTGGTGTACATTCCATTACGCATCGCCCTCCATGACCAAAacgtccttgtcctcgaaaaacttggccagctcgccgTTGGTGTGCATGGTGCGCAGGATGTCGCAGCCGCCGACAAACTCCTTGTCGACGTAGAGCTGCGGAATGGTCGGCCAGTCCGAGTACTCCTTGATGCCCTCGCGCAGCTCggcgtcctcgaggacgTTGAAGGCGGCAAACTTGTCCGGGTTGACGCCCTGCATGCCGAGGATCTTGATGACGGTGGCGGAGAAGCCGCACTGGGGCGTCTCGGGCGTGCCCTTCATGAAGAGCACCACGGGCGCCGACGCGACCGCCTTGTCGATGGCCGAGCGGGTCGCGTTCGAGAGGAGGCGCGCCTGCGAGGGCGTCGGGGGCGAGATGGGCGCTCGGAAGGAGATGGGCGCGCGGACGGCTGGCCGGGCAGCTCGTCGCAGCAAGCTCTGGCGAAGTGCGGAGGTTAGCCATGGCGGACGCAGAGGGACGCTGGGTGGGAGTTGCCAATGGTGGCTCGTGTACGTACGGACGCAACGCTTCGGGAAAACATGCCGACCAAGTGTCTTGACTTGGGAGGGGGTTTTGTTTCGTGACGGGGCGGGCGATGAAGGTGAGGTGCTGTTGAGGGCGGAAAAATGGGCGAAATCTTGCCCGGCTGGCACCTGCCATTGACGAGCGCgagcgccggcgccgggcgTTGATGCTGCGATTGGGAGGCAGGAGCTGACCAATCAGTGCTCATGTAATCAGCGCCGGTCCACCGATTGCCGCCTGACAAGTGGTGAGTCTGGGCTCTGGTGGTGCCATTCAGCCGTTGTGCGTTTATCGAGCCATgagtcggcggcggcgattcACCATTTTTTTCATTGACTGCCGTGTTGCAACTTCAACTCACGTCAGTAGAGCTGTATATATAGACACGTACGGAGTCGTCTGACTTTACACCCGAGGACTTGCTCATTCTGCTCTCACCCGAGGCCACCTCACCGTGCATACACACAATTTCCAAACACAACACCATGttgccagcatcaagaagTGGCCCCGAGGCGCGGAAAGACACTCCGGCCGGAAACGTGGCCCTCGCACGCAACGACGGCAAAAAGCACCTCCTCCTAGCCGTCTCGGGCTCCGTCGCCACCATCAAAATCGCCAACATCGTCAACGGCCTCGCCTACCACAGCAACCTCTCCATCCGCCTGGTCCTCACCGCCTCGGCGGAGCACTTCCTCAGCGGCCAGTCCGACGAGCAGCCCTCCGTGGCCGAGGTG is part of the Metarhizium brunneum chromosome 4, complete sequence genome and harbors:
- the GRX5 gene encoding Monothiol glutaredoxin-5, which gives rise to MFSRSVASSLLRRAARPAVRAPISFRAPISPPTPSQARLLSNATRSAIDKAVASAPVVLFMKGTPETPQCGFSATVIKILGMQGVNPDKFAAFNVLEDAELREGIKEYSDWPTIPQLYVDKEFVGGCDILRTMHTNGELAKFFEDKDVLVMEGDA
- the ywrD_1 gene encoding Glutathione hydrolase-like YwrD proenzyme, whose translation is MPPTSSSVYQNADLFKFPSRRSVVHSTDGIVACTQPLAAKCGLDVLRAGGNAADAAVAVAAGLNMTEPCSTGIGGDMFILFWDASAKQVRAMNGSGRAAAKSTLDAVRKRLNIPDDRPDAEIPKTSALAVTVPGAAAGWVDAVERFGSGNVDLKRVLAPAIELGEKGFPVHEEAAHYWGASEARLRQASPNFAEMLKVDPEAQGVVRAPRAGEVMKNPTLARTFRTLAEEGKKGFYQGRIAEELVAVVQSLGGLLELDDLKHHLDVGSEPVEPISLKFHGQGTGHDGGVELWEHPPNGQGIITLMALGIIQELEKQGKIPTFGPQDFNSAPYLHAIIEALRLGFADGSWFVTDPNVTKVPAQGLISQEYLAERAKLFDATRAVLTHEHGNPPFASPALSSSDTVYFTVTDAQGNAASFINSNYAGFGTSIIPKGCGFTLQNRGSNFSLNPDHPNRIEPRKRPYHTIIPGMVTNLQDGSLHSSFGVMGGFMQPQGHVQVLLGQLVGRLNPQQALDAPRICIGGGLPESGEAIDWTVNVEQGMPEETIEGLKRLGHKVSVVTGTARGLFGRGQIIRHVVDPVDGTRIWSAGSDMRADGAAYPL